gctagcaATTTTTCAACGACAAAAGTTTGACATCATatatagtaatatataaatttatgtttagattatttatttacttaaattaGTTCAAGTCTCTGACGAGTAGCAGAAAAAAATGGATAGTAATTACAGTTTGTGATGTTATGCAGAGCAAAAAACGACCAAGGTTTTTCTGGGTGTCAGCAATGGCGCCGTTAACATCGGTTATATTGGGAAGTCTGTTAGTTTATTTCACTCATGCTGAGAGGCACGGAGTTGAAGTGGTGAGTGTTATTTTCATCTCATGTATTTCATGTAAAGAACAAGCATTACAACCTAAATTTTTGTTGTGCAAAactaagaaattttttttttttccaaaacttaAAAAGGTACAAAAGATCATGATATTTTGagaacactttttgacaactttttaacaaGAGTCCATAGtctatgtgttattattttattagtctatttgaatttatgttttaaaatatgtttaaaagagATCAATAACAAGTTGTAATGTATGCGTTGTcaaagagttgttaaaaaaatgttgttaattttttttttccggtACAAAAACGAGTCTTgtattatagtttgaaaattactgattaaacttatttattattattattattatgataggatgaaatatatattttgtagatAAAACATGATTTCTCGAGTGTTTTTTCTGTAACAACCAAATACTTTTGAGTGACACTGGGTCCTACCTATACCATCCATAATCATAAGCTTTCTGTTCTGGTTGGACCAGTGGAGGAATCATTTATAAGCAAGAGTACAAGGTTAACACTGTTCATGTTTGCCAGATGCATTGGATAATGTATTTTACCTAATTATATAGATGTTGACAAAAGTTACTATTATTACTGTGAGTATTATAAATGAAACATGAGTTGAAATTTGCTAATATTGGTGTGTAGAAAAGGATATATATCTGATATAGTAATTTTGTTTGTGAATTGTGAACATGGAATCAGATAGGAGAATTGAAGAAGGGTTTAAATCCACCATCAGTATCAAAGCTGGTTTTTGTGTCACCTTATATGACCACAGCTGTGAAAACTGGCATTGTTGTTGGCATCATATCACTAGCAGTGAGTACCTCTCAAACTCTATTATTTTCTCGGAATGCATGCCTAATATGCCTTTCATACACGCAATCCAAAATGCCTAATGAGcataaaaaagacaaaacacaacTATAAAAGAGGTCACATTTTTCcaaataaagtgaaaaagaaacTCCACAGAAGCAGAAGCACTATCATCATCAATCACGTTTCTGTTTTTAGCTACTCTTTGATTTCACTGTGAATTGGATGGTAAAAATCTTGTTAGTTCATAGAGTGATGATAACATGTAAGTGAGATATTCATCTaacttttccaaatttttttatttttctttatatattagttaattttaatttataaaagccatttttattttttcttgccACAAGTCAATATGGAAAACACATCTAAATGAATCTCATAATCCAACACGAAATCCTACACAACTGCTATATATTTCAACAAGATCTTGATGTTGAGTTTGATGATATATATTGTTCAGGAAGGAATAGCAGTGGGAAGAAGCTTTGCAatgtataaaaattacaatattgaTGGCAACAAAGAGATGATAGCTATGGGTACCATGAACATAGTTGGTTCTTTCACCTCTTGCTACATCACAACAGGTAAATATTTTAACTGTAAAGTGTCAATTAAGAGCAAtcaatgaattatttattttctgcatAAACTTATggttaaaaaatgaatttgtttcAGGGCCATTTTCACGCTCAGCCGTCAACTATAATGCTGGATGCAAGACAGCAGCTTCCAACATTATAATGTCAATAGCAGTGATGTTGACATTGCTATTCCTAACACCCTTGTTCCATTACACTCCCCTGGTGGTGCTGTCAGCCATTATTGTATCTGCAATGCTTGGACTCATAGATTATGAAGCAGCCATCCATCTCTGGAAGATTGATAAATTTGACTTTGTTGTGTGCATGAGTGCATACGTTGGCGTGGTCTTTGCCAGTGTTGAAATTGGCTTAGTCATAGCTGTATGTTTCTGTGAACTCCCTTCGCTGTGGTGAATTTGTATTGCTCATTATAAGATTTTAATACGAAAATTTATGGTTTCATTTCATGTGGATGTATATGATTTCAGGTTGCAATTTCTGTACTTCGAGTACTGCTTTTCATTGCAAGGCCAAGGACATTCGTTTTGGGAAACATTCCAAATTCTGGGATTTACAGAAATGTTGAGCAATATCCAAATGCAAAGCATGTTCCTGGAATCCTCATCCTAGAAATTGATGCACCGATCTACTTTGCCAATGCAGGCTATTTAAGAGAAAGGTAATCTACCTGCAAATTTGGAGTGTTTTTctcaaattccaaaaaaaaaaagtatagtaAATACTCACCACAAAACTTTGTTGTTTTGCATAGGATCACAAGGtgggttgatgaagaagaaagcaGAATCAAAGCTACTGGAGAGACAAGTTTGCAGTATGTTATAATGGATATGAGTGGTAAGTGATGAACCTAAACATGGGGTAGCTCACATTTGATTACTtattagtaaaacaaaaaacgTTGATCACAGATGTTTTGATTGGTAAAACCTTTTAGAAATTACAAAATCTCAAGGTCTCTTCTTCCTATTAAATGAGTCACATTTGTAATGTAGTGAATTTAATTACGAacaatgatactttgataacatttttttgacaacattttaacattatctacGTATCAtcctgtgattggtccaaaattattctacaattaataataataatcataaacacaaccactgtaatAGACCAATCAGAGAATGACACATAGATAGTGTTAAAATGTTCtcaaaaaatgttatcaaagtaTCGTTATCCTTTGATGATAGGACTGACAAAACAATGTGTTAACACTTTCTGCTTTAGAATTTTCAGTGTGAgttgcaatttaattttattggcAGGTGTTGGAAACATTGATACAAGTGGAATAAGTATGCTTGAAGAGGTCAAGAAGATTACTGAGAGAAGAGAACTTCAAGTAATTCTCTCTTTCGTGTTATCAtcgattattatttttatcatcaaagaaattatattttttttttctaatgtttcaTTCCTATGCATTCAGCTTGTTTTGGTGAATCCTGGAAGCGAGGTGATGAAGAAACTGAACAAATCCAAATTCCAAAATCATTTAGGAGAGAGATGGATCTATTTAACTGTTGAAGAGGCCGTTGGAGCATGCAACTTCAATCTCCATGAAAGAACGAATCTGAAGAACGATGAATCAGAGGGTTGGAACAATGTTTGACTGAGAATGAGCAAAAGAATATTCTCAAGAGCTCATTAATTTTCGTCTCAGTTATGTCAGCATTACAATTTGTGGCATCAGAATTTCCAAATCGTGCCGCAGAAGTTTTAGAAGCATAGCACAATGAAAGATGCACGACTCTTGTCCTAAGTTAGAACAACATAGGCTGTCTAATAATCATATGTatcatgttttataatttattcaaatgtaaaGTAATTTTCATGACAATTGAAGAATCCTTCGGAAACttcttataattaaataagcTGATTGTAGCTTATGAAAAAGAcagttttttttctctttattttctcttctaaagTATTTATTGAAAAGTTTGATCTTGAtaacttaaaagaatatatatgtgATGCTTacaaatcaaaagaaaagagttcttttgataattttttaattcgttttaaatattattttaaaaataaatttaaacaaaccaataaaatagtaacacatGTCCtgttatcaaaaacaaaagaataaggAAGGTAAGAAGTGACATGGCGCTATTATATTGGTTTTTGGTCTAATTTGCTTTTTCCAACATCTTCATCTGCTCCTTTAATGTTCTCCTCCAATGATGAAGAAATGGAAAGTTGATTAAGATCATAACCACTTTGTTCTTGTTGCTTAAAAAAGGGGAAAGGTTATGTTTAGGAGAGCTAATGTTAAGGGCGAACAGgcgaagaaaatgaagaattttttcttttatgtgaaCAATTATTATAACAGATTGATctataaattcttattttttgttatttcgtGTTTTTATTTCGATCACTATATTTgtatccaaacatataattatatttctttaataatcTAATGAAATGTTTTGAAATCCCATCAAAGTTATACTTCAATTATATATCTAAGATTGTATTGTGTTTTTCTAAAAATGCTTTTGACCATGTTGACTCTTTTTATGGAAAACTCATCTTTAAACTCTATTGTTTTAAGCAATATAAAAATGGGAGATTGAAAAACTCATTAAACtctatttattttgattgagttatattaaataataaagtttaaagCATGGATATGCTTCATTTTTTAGAAACGAGTTCTATACAACAGATAAGGCAAGACAaggtatatttttgtttttctgacaAAAGATGAAGACATTTGTTCTCTTTTATAAgcttattttgtattataaagaATATTCTCTTCTTAAGAAGATCTCACAAAGCTCAAATCAATGTCAAAGATCTC
This genomic interval from Vigna radiata var. radiata cultivar VC1973A chromosome 8, Vradiata_ver6, whole genome shotgun sequence contains the following:
- the LOC106769776 gene encoding sulfate transporter 3.1, encoding MGSVDHEYPLEAESVQQRQQQVELPPPQPFFKSLKISLKETFFPDDPFRQFKNKPSSKKIMLAIQYFFPIFQWAPKYTFNFFKADLIAGITIASLAIPQGISYAKLANLPPILGLYSSFIPPLIYAMMGSSRDLAVGTVAVGSLLMGSMLSDVVNPTQDPRLYLHLAFTATLFAGIFQAALGLFRLGLIVDFLSHATIVGFMGGAATVVCLQQLKSILGLVHFTHGADIISVMRSVFTQTHEWKWESSVLGFVFIFFLLITRYFSKKRPRFFWVSAMAPLTSVILGSLLVYFTHAERHGVEVIGELKKGLNPPSVSKLVFVSPYMTTAVKTGIVVGIISLAEGIAVGRSFAMYKNYNIDGNKEMIAMGTMNIVGSFTSCYITTGPFSRSAVNYNAGCKTAASNIIMSIAVMLTLLFLTPLFHYTPLVVLSAIIVSAMLGLIDYEAAIHLWKIDKFDFVVCMSAYVGVVFASVEIGLVIAVAISVLRVLLFIARPRTFVLGNIPNSGIYRNVEQYPNAKHVPGILILEIDAPIYFANAGYLRERITRWVDEEESRIKATGETSLQYVIMDMSGVGNIDTSGISMLEEVKKITERRELQLVLVNPGSEVMKKLNKSKFQNHLGERWIYLTVEEAVGACNFNLHERTNLKNDESEGWNNV